The following proteins are co-located in the Candidatus Methanogranum gryphiswaldense genome:
- a CDS encoding ABC transporter ATP-binding protein, giving the protein MHLKIDNVEFGYSSVPVLNDISLDLDGAKFVSILGPNGVGKSTLIHCINKILSPDSGAVLLDGKDVKDITIKEMAKSVGYVPYSANDTFPLTVVDTVLMGRHPHSKWKSLDNDLDIVYDTLKMLGISHLAMRPFNELSAGQHQKVMLARGLVQEPKILLLDEPTSNLDVRHQIDVTKMLKELSIEKNILIIMISHDINIASKFADEVILMYQGNIYDVGTPLEVISEENLKVVYGVTSKVIEDEGRPHVILRDAIPMTDENVPGAKMAAALKMKVSKDEVSKEPEKTEA; this is encoded by the coding sequence ATGCATTTGAAGATAGATAATGTGGAGTTCGGATATTCTAGTGTACCCGTACTCAACGACATATCGTTGGACTTGGATGGAGCCAAGTTCGTATCGATATTAGGGCCAAATGGTGTCGGCAAGTCAACATTGATACACTGCATAAACAAGATATTATCTCCAGATTCTGGGGCCGTATTACTTGATGGGAAGGATGTAAAGGATATAACGATAAAGGAGATGGCAAAGAGTGTTGGTTATGTTCCCTATTCTGCCAATGATACGTTCCCCCTCACAGTGGTAGACACGGTCCTCATGGGAAGACATCCCCACAGTAAATGGAAATCGTTGGATAACGATCTTGACATCGTTTATGATACCCTAAAGATGTTGGGGATATCGCATCTTGCCATGAGGCCATTCAATGAGCTCTCTGCAGGTCAACATCAGAAGGTCATGTTGGCAAGGGGGTTGGTCCAGGAACCTAAGATACTTCTACTGGATGAACCAACTTCAAATCTTGATGTGAGGCACCAGATCGATGTTACTAAGATGCTGAAAGAATTGTCGATCGAGAAGAACATATTGATAATAATGATAAGTCACGACATCAACATAGCATCAAAGTTCGCAGATGAGGTCATACTTATGTACCAAGGCAACATCTACGATGTGGGTACACCGCTAGAGGTCATAAGCGAGGAGAATCTCAAGGTTGTATACGGCGTGACATCAAAGGTCATCGAGGATGAGGGAAGACCTCATGTCATACTCAGGGATGCAATACCAATGACTGACGAGAACGTACCTGGTGCAAAGATGGCGGCCGCCCTCAAAATGAAAGTCTCAAAAGATGAAGTTTCTAAGGAGCCAGAGAAGACAGAGGCTTGA